CGACTATCGGAAGTGCGAAGCCAAGCTTCATCACGAGGATTCCTTTCGGTGATACATCAACTATCGTTGGGGTGCGACGCCCCGGCCGTACCAGGTCCTGCGGTGCCGGTCAGGCGGGCACGCCGGCGCCCAGGGCGAAGTCGTAGTTGCCCATTCCGTGGCGGGCGAGACCCATCACCACCAGCCCCGTTGCTTCCAGCCAGTGCGCCATGTTCAAGCCGCCGACGTCGAGCGGGCGCAAGCCAAGGCTCTCGACGAACGCCGCGACGTCCGCCTTGGCGCGCACGTCGTCGCCGGCCATGAAGACGTCGAGCGGGCGGCCCAGGGCCAGGACAACACCGAAGATCGTGTTGAAGGCCTTCACCACACTGGCGCTGGCCGGGGCGACCTTGGCAACTTCCTGTGCGATCGACGTCCCTTCGGGGATGGCCAGCCCGTCCGCCGCGGAATTGAACGGGTTGCTGATGTCGACGATGACCTTGCCCGCTAGGGCGTCTCCGTACTGGGCGACGACCGGAACGACGCTGGCGTACAACAAGGCCACAATGACGATGTCACCGGCCGGGACGGCGCCGAACTCTCCCGTGGTGGCGTCGCCGCCGAGCTCCTTGGCCAGGTCGGCGGCTTTGGCCTGATCGCGGCCGATGACCTCCACAGTGTTGCCGCCCGCTACTGCCAGCGTCCCGATGGCTCGAGCCATATTTCCGGTGCCGATGATGCTGATGCCGCTCATGAGGTTGTCCTGTCCTTAGACTGAGGCTGGAAAGGTTGACGTGTCTACCTTATAGAGACTTTGGTGACGCGTCAACCAATTGGGGCTAGTATGGGGGCCGATGGACCCGAACTGGCTGAACCCTCAGGAAGACCGCGCCTGGCGGGCTTTTCAGCACGCGCATCATCAGCTCGACGTGCACTTGAATCGGCGCCTGCATGCATCGGGGCTGTCCGGCGCCGACTACGAGGTCCTGGCGGTGCTCTCGGGGCACGACGGCGACCGCATGCCTGCCCACGAGCTGTGCACCACACTGGGTTGGGAGAAGAGCCGGGTGTCCCACCAGGTACGGCGCATGGAAAAGGACGGGCTGATCACCCGTGAGCCCAACCCTGAGGACGCCCGCAGCACCCTGGTCCGGCTGCTGCCGGCGGGCCGCGCCGCCATCGAAAGGGCGGCGCCCAGGCATGTGGAGGACGTCCGCCGGAACTTCATCGACCTGCTCACCCCGGCCGAGCTCGACATGCTCGCCGCCCTGCACGAACGAGTCCTGCACCACCTCGCCATAAACGACGACTCTGTCACCGAAGACGACCTCTCCTAGCCTTCAATGGCGTCGGCTGCATTGCCCCGTCAATCGGATTACGCTGAAATCGCTTGCGGCGTACTGTGGTTCAGTTGGAGGGGTGGCACTCGGCGGGATCGACGGCAACAGGGCGAAAAGGCAGGTGATCGTCTACGCGGTCGACGAGAGGTGTCGGCAACATCGGACATACGCCATCGGTCATCGGTAACTCGCTCGGGCAGGGCTGGATTTGTGTGTCGCGGCCTCCGGTGGCCCGGGGCCGGCACGTTAGTGTGCGTACGTCGGCCTCCGTGAACAGGCCGGTAGAAAAGTGGGACATACATGACCGCAGCAGCAGAGGCGTCGGCGCTCGAAGCGCGGGTCGGCCATTACTACCAAATCGACGACACGTATCAAGTCGGCCGCGAGAAGGTGCGCGAGTTCGCCCGTGCCGTGCAGGACTATCACCCTGCGCACTGGAAACTCGCCGCGGCTGCTGAGCTGGGGTATTCAGATCTGGTTGCTCCGCTGACGTTCACGTCGGCCCCTGCGATGGCAGCCAACCGGTACCTGTTCGAATCGGTGGTCATCGGTTACGAGATGTATCTGCAGACCGAAGAGGTCTTCGAACAGCACCGACCGATCGTCGCTGGCGACGAACTACACATTGACGTCGAACTGTCGGCGGTGCGCAGGATCGCCGGCAGGGACTTGATCACCGTGACCAATACGTTCACCGATACCGCCGGCGAGCGGGTGCACACGCTGCACACCACCGTCGTCGGCGTCACCGCTGAGGATGTCGATCCGGCGATCAGGACGGTCGCGCAGCAAGTAATGATGCACGATGTAAACCTCGCCGGAATCGACTACTCCGACGCGGACTACCAAAGGACGGTGCGCCCGGCGGGCACGGTTCGCATCGCCGACGCTGGCACGACCCGCGTCCCGGGAACACCATCCTTCGATGACGTGACGGTCGGCGACGAGTTGCCCGTCCACCACGCCCGACTGTCCCGCGGCGACCTGGTGAACTACGCCGGAGTGGCCTGCGATGCCAACCCGCTGCATTGGGACGAGAACCTCGCCAGAATGGCGGGGCAGCCTGATGTCATCGCGCACGGAATGCTCACCATGGCATTGGGCGCCGGATACGGCTCCGCGTGGTCGGGCGATCCCGGTGCGGTCACCCGCTACGCGGTGCGCCTGTCCCAGCCGGTGATCGTGTCGGCGTCCCAGGGAGCCGACATCGAATACAGCGGCAGGATCAAGTCACTGGACTCGGAGGCCCGCACGGGCGTCGTGATCGTCGGTGCAAAGTCGGCGGGCCGCAAGATCTTTGGCCTGGCGACGCTGAGTATCCGCTTCCGCTGAGTCCCTTCGCGCATCGCATCATCCCCGCCGGATTTGGATACTCGCGAATAGCGCTGAGTCGCAACGGTTTCGGCTTCGATGACAGCATATCGGAATGTGTGAGGGCGGGCCGCCCGCCCCGGAGACGAGTCGCCTGGCTGTGGCAGTGGCGTGCCTGTTCCCCATCGGGAGTCAGGCAGCGCCCCGAATGGCGCCCGGCCGGCGGGCTGGCCCGGTCATCCTCGTTGTAATGCCATCACCTGCCTTCCTTCTCAGTTGTGTCGCCATCTTTCGCAGATGTTGGTCACGGAGGGCTGCGCTGCACGGCGCGCACGTCGGGCGCCGGAGCACTCCAGCGATGCAGCATCACCGCCCAGGATCGACTCGGCGACCGGGGCGCGGCCGCCGCGCAACAACCTGTCACTTGGCGCGATCGTGGCCTACGCAGCAGCCTCGCCACCGCATCACGCAAGATGGCGTCGACCTCGGCGATCAACTCGCCCAACTCTGGGTCCTCGTCCAGCAGGAGCGTGACGGGCGGGATTGCGAAACCCTCGGCGACCGTGCAGGGCGTCGCCGCCGCCCCGGTGCTGCGGTACGTTGTGACCGACTTCCGTTCTGTCAGCATCGAACCGGCCGATCTACGCGCTGATGGCCGCGTGCTGCCTGTCGTCGTGTTTGATCGGGATCTTACGTGGTTTGGCCTTCTCCGCGACCGGTATGCGCAATCGCAAGACCCCCGCGTCATAGCGCGCGTCGATGTGGTCGGTGTCGAGATTGTCTCCGAGCACCAACTGTCGGCTGAGGACACCCCGCACCCGCTCGGTCGCCAGCATCTCCCGGCTTGGATCGACATCGGGGCGTTTCGCTCGCACCGTGACCACATTGCGCTCGATATCGATGTCCAGCGATTGTTCGTCGATTCCCGGCAGATCGAATTCGACGACGAACTGCTCGCCGTCGCGCCAGGCATCCATCGGCATCACCGCGGGACGCGCCGCGGTAGCTGACACCTGGTGAGTGAAGCGGTCGAGGTCACGAAACGGATCGCTGCGCATCAACATAGCCGTCACCTCCAACACTCCCGTCTATCTGGTCATCTACATCGATTATCTGTGCCTTACGGCATACATTTCTATATAGCTCGGATGGGCGAGCGTGGCAAGCGATCGCTGGAAAAACTTCTGCCACAGCGTCATCGATGGGTTGCCGGGCTTATGGCGGACCACCGCGGCGGCACCGCAGGCCGTCGGCCCACCGAGAATCATGAGTTTGGTGAGCGCGCCGAACCAGCGAGCGTCAGCCGCCTATTAGAACCTCAGGTAGGTCGGCACCGCCGACCTCTTGCTGTCATCGACAACTGGCTGAGGGTCGTCCGGTCACGTTTTTCCGATCAGGCGCGGTCGTGCAGCGTGATCTGGTAGCCATCGGGGTCAGCGAAGGTGAAGGTCCGACCGAAGGGGCCGTCGATCGGTGCGGAGACGATGGTGTGATCGTCGGCGACGAGGGCATCATGGATGGCCTGGACGTCGGTGGCGTGGAGCCAGATCGCGGCACCGATGCCGGGCTGCGCCACGGATGCCAGGTCGGTGCCGGGCACGAGGTCGCGCAGCGCGAACGCGATCGGCTTCGTGTCGAAGACGACGGCGTGTGCAGGTCCGGCCTGCGAGCGGACGAGGCCGAGGTATTGCTCGTAAAAGGCCCGGGATGCGTCGAGGTCGCGCGTTTGAAGAGAGATGAAGTCAGGACCGGTGGCAGACATGAGAAAACTCCTTCGACTTATGTGTCAGTTTCCTGACA
This Mycobacterium simiae DNA region includes the following protein-coding sequences:
- a CDS encoding NADPH-dependent F420 reductase — protein: MSGISIIGTGNMARAIGTLAVAGGNTVEVIGRDQAKAADLAKELGGDATTGEFGAVPAGDIVIVALLYASVVPVVAQYGDALAGKVIVDISNPFNSAADGLAIPEGTSIAQEVAKVAPASASVVKAFNTIFGVVLALGRPLDVFMAGDDVRAKADVAAFVESLGLRPLDVGGLNMAHWLEATGLVVMGLARHGMGNYDFALGAGVPA
- a CDS encoding MarR family winged helix-turn-helix transcriptional regulator gives rise to the protein MDPNWLNPQEDRAWRAFQHAHHQLDVHLNRRLHASGLSGADYEVLAVLSGHDGDRMPAHELCTTLGWEKSRVSHQVRRMEKDGLITREPNPEDARSTLVRLLPAGRAAIERAAPRHVEDVRRNFIDLLTPAELDMLAALHERVLHHLAINDDSVTEDDLS
- a CDS encoding fused (3R)-hydroxyacyl-ACP dehydratase subunits HadA/HadB, whose protein sequence is MTAAAEASALEARVGHYYQIDDTYQVGREKVREFARAVQDYHPAHWKLAAAAELGYSDLVAPLTFTSAPAMAANRYLFESVVIGYEMYLQTEEVFEQHRPIVAGDELHIDVELSAVRRIAGRDLITVTNTFTDTAGERVHTLHTTVVGVTAEDVDPAIRTVAQQVMMHDVNLAGIDYSDADYQRTVRPAGTVRIADAGTTRVPGTPSFDDVTVGDELPVHHARLSRGDLVNYAGVACDANPLHWDENLARMAGQPDVIAHGMLTMALGAGYGSAWSGDPGAVTRYAVRLSQPVIVSASQGADIEYSGRIKSLDSEARTGVVIVGAKSAGRKIFGLATLSIRFR
- a CDS encoding Hsp20/alpha crystallin family protein, with amino-acid sequence MLMRSDPFRDLDRFTHQVSATAARPAVMPMDAWRDGEQFVVEFDLPGIDEQSLDIDIERNVVTVRAKRPDVDPSREMLATERVRGVLSRQLVLGDNLDTDHIDARYDAGVLRLRIPVAEKAKPRKIPIKHDDRQHAAISA
- a CDS encoding VOC family protein, translated to MSATGPDFISLQTRDLDASRAFYEQYLGLVRSQAGPAHAVVFDTKPIAFALRDLVPGTDLASVAQPGIGAAIWLHATDVQAIHDALVADDHTIVSAPIDGPFGRTFTFADPDGYQITLHDRA